A stretch of Sulfurimonas xiamenensis DNA encodes these proteins:
- a CDS encoding tyrosine-type recombinase/integrase, with product MAVEHKKTSCKDLFFRDTDDGDIIYYILKPQKNSKEDKEKIIGKKSEGITEEEMCEKWIKKLRPRERYATSKTGVFWRHCTTNGKDDKTYYITYKVQDEQNPAKTKTVETVVGKHSQNVRVAYAHQKYIETVNNLKTGEPVPIKRKKKKYYTLQDAFNEYIKHTKNEKKTWKKDEEIYTNHLAKFHNTELVSLTQADFNDLKNEKLKTHSKRTVQYILAVARQIINYAIAHSKDKEVQRYVNPVANGKVKIKKLNNENTAFFTYEQMETLLKELEKYKLSSSLTYQLTIALLHTGARFSEVATLTWDDINIKEKTFYFKSTKEGNERHVSMSPQLESIIKELPKRGSLVFTTPRGTQILQMPDSWQRTVDKLFPENVITVQRTKDGIMLELSDTDRELLEKQTKKRLTVHSLRHTHASWMAMSGNFTLLEIRDELGHKTTKMTERYAHLMPEARHQKVSALFEKF from the coding sequence ATGGCTGTTGAACATAAAAAGACATCGTGTAAAGACCTCTTTTTTAGAGATACTGATGATGGAGATATTATATATTATATTCTTAAACCTCAAAAGAACTCTAAAGAGGATAAAGAAAAAATCATCGGCAAAAAATCTGAAGGTATTACTGAAGAAGAGATGTGTGAAAAATGGATAAAAAAATTACGCCCTCGTGAAAGATATGCCACAAGTAAAACTGGTGTATTTTGGAGACACTGCACAACGAACGGCAAAGATGACAAAACATACTACATCACTTATAAAGTTCAAGATGAACAAAATCCTGCTAAAACCAAAACAGTTGAAACAGTTGTAGGGAAACATTCTCAAAATGTCAGAGTCGCTTATGCTCATCAAAAATATATTGAAACGGTCAATAATCTTAAAACAGGCGAACCAGTTCCTATAAAGAGAAAAAAGAAAAAATATTATACATTGCAAGATGCCTTTAATGAATATATAAAACATACCAAGAATGAGAAAAAAACTTGGAAAAAAGACGAAGAGATTTATACTAATCATCTTGCGAAGTTTCATAATACTGAGCTTGTCAGCTTAACTCAAGCAGATTTCAATGACTTGAAAAACGAAAAACTAAAAACACATTCAAAACGAACAGTTCAATATATCTTGGCTGTCGCACGACAAATTATCAATTATGCGATTGCACATTCCAAAGATAAAGAGGTGCAAAGATATGTTAATCCAGTAGCTAACGGTAAAGTTAAAATCAAAAAACTAAATAATGAAAATACAGCTTTTTTTACATATGAGCAGATGGAAACTTTACTCAAAGAGTTAGAAAAATATAAACTTTCTTCTTCACTGACGTATCAGCTTACAATAGCTCTACTTCATACTGGTGCTAGATTTTCAGAAGTTGCAACTCTGACTTGGGATGATATCAATATAAAAGAAAAAACTTTCTACTTTAAATCTACAAAAGAAGGTAACGAAAGACACGTTTCAATGAGTCCTCAATTAGAAAGTATCATTAAAGAACTGCCTAAAAGAGGTTCTTTAGTATTTACAACTCCTAGGGGAACACAAATTTTGCAGATGCCAGATAGTTGGCAAAGAACAGTAGATAAACTTTTTCCAGAAAATGTGATTACCGTGCAAAGAACAAAAGATGGGATTATGCTTGAACTTTCTGATACCGATAGAGAATTACTTGAAAAACAAACAAAAAAACGTTTAACTGTTCATAGCCTAAGACATACACATGCCTCGTGGATGGCTATGAGCGGCAATTTCACATTACTTGAGATACGTGACGAGCTTGGACACAAAACAACCAAAATGACTGAAAGGTATGCTCATCTTATGCCAGAAGCTAGGCATCAAAAAGTGAGTGCTTTATTTGAGAAGTTCTAA
- a CDS encoding reverse transcriptase domain-containing protein, protein MHKIEEFYHSHKKIFEYALYQIRTKGYSEKIITKKNGGQRKLNIPPTFAKVVQKKLNTLLQDIYIPPKPVHGFIKSYKFDTKNIVSNALKHTKKSIVINVDIENFFNTVNFGRVRGLFISKPFEIDKDIATRLAQLTVFNNELPQGAPTSPIITNLICKKMDFQLLKVAKENSLVFSRYADDITFSTNKQNINIENIISDIEQVIVDNGFKINTSKTRVQLQNQTQTVTGLKVNQKVNLDRKYIRQIRSMLFSWYTDGLKEAAEKHFEKFNKQPDKYLTDLESSFKNILIGKINFLGQVKGRDNFLYIKYRHTFYLLDSNFSLSKKLNEFEKLDLNHLNQRCVTTIFTQIYSSILVFTEGITDIMYMKKALKYFQEKGKYEGLHLRYCNLESWSNVSNIHKVFYENQKDLSIINMRKCILPYVKDDLKFCFILDADDRNIKQYFERYKHTNYFLIDDDRSGYIEKLFEQGIVIDKIKKLGYTIDTTKEGLQKSTIKALKEYVSSELVTEEAIHSIPSTSYIAYKDKIIKKTDLANFITKDDSVTYDDFESIFVYLDSMKHNKDYVKPLCCNSLY, encoded by the coding sequence ATGCATAAAATAGAAGAGTTTTATCATTCCCACAAGAAAATATTTGAATATGCTCTATATCAAATTAGAACTAAAGGCTACTCCGAAAAAATTATAACTAAAAAAAATGGAGGACAGAGGAAATTAAATATTCCCCCTACATTTGCAAAAGTTGTTCAAAAAAAACTGAATACTCTTTTACAAGATATTTATATTCCACCAAAGCCAGTGCATGGATTTATAAAATCATATAAATTTGATACAAAGAATATTGTTAGTAATGCCTTGAAACATACTAAAAAAAGTATTGTAATCAATGTTGATATTGAGAATTTTTTTAACACAGTCAATTTTGGTCGTGTAAGAGGTTTATTCATATCTAAACCTTTTGAAATAGATAAGGACATTGCAACGAGACTCGCTCAACTTACAGTATTTAATAATGAGTTACCACAGGGAGCACCAACATCACCCATAATAACTAACTTGATTTGTAAAAAAATGGATTTCCAACTACTTAAAGTTGCAAAAGAAAATTCACTAGTATTTTCCAGATATGCAGATGATATTACCTTTTCCACCAATAAACAAAATATAAACATAGAAAATATTATCTCAGATATTGAACAAGTAATAGTTGATAATGGCTTTAAAATAAATACATCAAAAACAAGAGTTCAGCTCCAAAACCAAACTCAAACTGTTACTGGACTAAAGGTTAATCAAAAGGTAAATTTAGATAGAAAATATATACGACAAATACGTAGTATGCTTTTTTCATGGTATACAGATGGTTTGAAAGAAGCTGCTGAAAAGCATTTTGAAAAATTCAACAAACAACCTGATAAGTATTTAACTGATTTAGAGTCAAGCTTTAAAAACATTTTGATAGGAAAGATAAATTTTCTAGGACAAGTTAAGGGCAGAGACAATTTCCTTTACATTAAATACAGGCATACTTTCTATCTTCTTGATAGTAACTTTAGTTTATCCAAAAAACTAAATGAATTCGAAAAGTTGGATTTAAACCATCTAAACCAAAGGTGTGTCACTACAATATTCACTCAAATATATAGTTCTATACTAGTTTTTACAGAAGGTATTACAGATATTATGTATATGAAAAAAGCTCTAAAATATTTTCAAGAAAAAGGGAAATACGAGGGATTACATTTAAGATACTGTAATCTAGAATCATGGTCAAATGTATCTAATATACACAAAGTTTTCTATGAAAATCAAAAAGATTTAAGCATAATAAATATGAGAAAGTGCATTCTCCCTTATGTTAAGGATGACTTGAAGTTTTGTTTTATTCTCGATGCAGATGACAGGAATATAAAGCAATATTTTGAACGCTATAAACATACCAACTATTTTTTAATTGACGATGATAGAAGTGGTTATATTGAAAAATTATTTGAACAAGGTATTGTTATAGACAAAATCAAAAAACTTGGTTATACAATAGATACCACAAAAGAAGGGCTTCAAAAAAGTACAATTAAAGCTTTAAAAGAATATGTATCTAGTGAACTTGTAACAGAAGAAGCAATACACTCTATACCTAGCACTTCATATATAGCCTACAAAGATAAAATTATAAAAAAAACAGATTTAGCAAACTTCATAACAAAAGATGACAGCGTAACCTATGATGATTTTGAAAGTATATTCGTTTACCTTGATAGCATGAAACACAACAAAGACTATGTGAAACCTTTATGTTGCAATTCATTGTATTGA
- a CDS encoding S1C family serine protease, protein MKKLFLLLISTTFLVASSLPIESIVKIHTSTSTADYKYPWQTSKIFRYVGSGAIIDGNRILTSAHVVSGAKFLEVQKENDPKKYIANVKYISHQADLAIVEVQDAGFFKGTKPLKLNENVKPRDEITVLGYPLGGQSISTTTGVISRIEYTSYVWSAEQLLAIQVDAAINSGNSGGPAIDKNGDIVGISMMSLKNASNISYIVPSVIINTFLTDVEDGKVDGFGEDGLSVNFIRNDSVKEYFGLQDGSGILITKVDYGVKDFKENDILLEIDGKAVANDGTIESQFGRVNASLLMHKKQIGDTLNIKVLRDKKIVSFTHTIERLSPLIVYEFEKEPRYCIFGGLAFTPLTKNYISAISDKASGINMLFYKKGKTEDFDEPVVWMQTIFPHNVNRGYWSGAFVVETVNGVKVKNFKHFIQLIDNLDTQFVVIETMENQKIILNVKEARESYNDLKRIYYLNSDRRVD, encoded by the coding sequence TTGAAAAAATTATTTTTACTACTAATATCTACAACTTTTTTAGTAGCTTCAAGCTTACCAATAGAATCTATTGTAAAGATACACACATCAACGTCAACAGCAGATTACAAATACCCTTGGCAAACGAGCAAGATTTTTAGGTATGTAGGTTCAGGCGCGATTATTGATGGAAATAGAATATTAACATCTGCGCATGTTGTAAGTGGTGCAAAATTTTTAGAAGTTCAAAAAGAAAACGACCCTAAAAAATATATTGCTAATGTTAAGTATATCTCTCATCAGGCAGACTTAGCGATAGTTGAAGTGCAAGATGCAGGCTTTTTTAAAGGAACAAAACCATTAAAACTAAATGAAAATGTAAAACCTAGAGATGAGATAACCGTATTAGGGTATCCACTTGGAGGACAATCCATTTCAACCACAACTGGTGTAATCTCAAGAATTGAATATACAAGTTATGTTTGGAGCGCAGAACAGCTATTGGCAATACAAGTTGATGCAGCAATCAACAGTGGGAACAGTGGTGGTCCAGCAATTGACAAAAATGGGGATATTGTTGGTATTTCTATGATGAGCTTAAAAAATGCAAGTAATATCTCATATATAGTCCCATCAGTCATTATCAATACATTTTTAACAGATGTTGAAGATGGAAAAGTAGATGGCTTTGGAGAAGATGGTTTATCTGTCAATTTCATTAGAAATGATAGTGTTAAAGAGTATTTTGGATTACAAGATGGTAGCGGAATACTAATCACAAAAGTTGATTATGGTGTCAAAGATTTTAAAGAGAATGACATACTTTTAGAAATTGACGGCAAAGCAGTTGCAAATGATGGAACAATAGAATCTCAGTTTGGAAGAGTAAACGCTTCACTCTTGATGCACAAAAAGCAAATTGGCGATACTCTAAATATCAAAGTTCTAAGAGATAAGAAGATTGTATCCTTTACTCATACTATTGAAAGACTATCTCCGCTTATTGTATACGAGTTTGAAAAAGAACCAAGGTATTGTATATTTGGCGGATTGGCGTTTACTCCACTTACAAAAAATTATATATCTGCTATATCAGACAAAGCAAGCGGTATTAATATGCTTTTTTATAAAAAAGGGAAAACAGAAGATTTTGATGAACCTGTTGTTTGGATGCAAACGATTTTTCCTCATAATGTAAACCGAGGATACTGGTCAGGTGCTTTTGTGGTTGAAACTGTAAACGGTGTGAAAGTGAAAAACTTCAAACACTTTATCCAACTCATTGATAATTTAGATACTCAGTTTGTAGTTATAGAGACAATGGAAAACCAAAAAATCATTCTTAATGTTAAAGAAGCAAGAGAAAGCTATAATGACTTAAAAAGAATTTACTATCTAAATAGTGATAGGAGAGTTGATTAA
- a CDS encoding J domain-containing protein: protein MIDYYAILNIEHNATKKEIKAAFKKEALKWHPDRNSSPEATARMQLINEAYLILKDDEARLRYDKQYQKFKQATGQEQTVSESYTREQTNWESYSIDDDILNNWIKKAKQQAKEMVMMSVEDLVGMSKAATNAAWEKTKVMILVVIIGNIILYAIYN from the coding sequence ATGATTGATTATTATGCTATATTAAATATAGAGCATAACGCCACAAAAAAAGAAATCAAAGCTGCATTTAAAAAAGAAGCATTGAAATGGCATCCAGATAGAAATAGCTCTCCTGAAGCGACGGCTAGAATGCAGCTTATCAATGAAGCATATTTAATTCTCAAAGATGATGAAGCCAGATTGAGATATGACAAACAATATCAAAAATTTAAACAGGCTACTGGACAAGAGCAGACGGTTTCAGAAAGCTATACGAGAGAACAAACTAATTGGGAAAGCTACTCAATTGATGATGATATACTCAACAATTGGATAAAAAAGGCAAAACAGCAGGCAAAAGAAATGGTTATGATGTCTGTTGAAGATTTAGTTGGAATGTCTAAAGCTGCTACAAATGCAGCTTGGGAAAAAACAAAAGTTATGATACTGGTAGTAATTATTGGAAATATAATTCTATATGCAATCTATAACTGA
- a CDS encoding J domain-containing protein yields the protein MFENFLGKAAEAVGKGAEALGKGAEALQKGAAAVKKAQENANIISEEHPLSTAGLEVYPNRFKYKKQTYSFADVTHIKIYWKSTTTNGVINTQQVDVSIVVSGDKLIEVSKQTMYVAPKLVKAYNYIAQKTFDYRLKYFTDFMEKNGYFILRDCKYFYKVDGFFGKKQKELSGKAKVYTDGRVSFEDKKMSLFDATLSRGMINIKVNADESFTAFIDYNDDVISALVNFILQNPQDPDDYINNYKHYKETKRNANIFLDNSLSLMAKLAYADGVVSPEEVEVVKEFLSKTMKLENQAKTEMLNTFNQAKYSPKPFEYYANILLNNFDTNLLSAVLDVLFLIAIADGTISAEEELLLLEAETIFGIKGSMYNEFKHQSHKQNKTKKEHYLDVLGLDANATQDEIKKTYRRLAMKFHPDRMRHLGEEFIHEAEAKMKEINAAYEYLKNLK from the coding sequence ATGTTTGAAAACTTTTTAGGAAAAGCTGCTGAAGCTGTTGGTAAAGGAGCAGAAGCTCTTGGTAAGGGTGCGGAAGCATTACAAAAAGGTGCTGCGGCAGTAAAAAAAGCACAAGAAAATGCAAATATCATATCTGAGGAACATCCTCTTTCTACTGCTGGTCTTGAGGTATATCCAAACAGGTTCAAATACAAAAAACAAACTTATTCTTTTGCAGATGTTACACATATTAAAATTTATTGGAAATCTACAACTACAAATGGTGTCATAAATACACAGCAAGTTGATGTTAGCATTGTCGTAAGTGGCGATAAGCTCATAGAAGTAAGCAAGCAAACAATGTATGTAGCTCCTAAACTTGTTAAAGCATATAATTATATTGCTCAAAAAACATTTGATTACAGATTAAAATATTTTACAGACTTTATGGAAAAAAATGGTTATTTCATTTTAAGGGATTGTAAATATTTCTATAAAGTTGATGGTTTCTTTGGCAAAAAACAAAAAGAACTATCTGGAAAAGCCAAGGTATATACAGATGGCAGAGTGTCTTTTGAAGATAAAAAAATGTCATTATTTGATGCTACTTTATCTAGGGGAATGATTAACATTAAAGTTAATGCTGATGAATCCTTCACTGCATTCATTGATTACAACGATGATGTTATATCAGCATTGGTAAACTTTATCCTACAAAACCCTCAAGACCCTGATGACTACATTAACAACTACAAGCATTATAAAGAAACAAAACGAAATGCAAATATATTTTTAGACAATTCGTTGTCGCTCATGGCTAAATTAGCGTATGCAGATGGAGTTGTAAGTCCAGAAGAAGTAGAAGTAGTTAAAGAGTTTTTATCAAAAACTATGAAGTTGGAGAATCAAGCAAAAACTGAAATGCTTAATACCTTTAATCAAGCAAAATATTCGCCAAAACCTTTTGAATACTATGCAAATATCTTATTGAACAATTTTGATACGAATTTATTAAGTGCAGTATTGGATGTTTTATTCTTAATCGCTATTGCCGATGGCACAATTAGCGCAGAGGAAGAATTACTACTACTGGAAGCTGAAACAATTTTTGGTATTAAGGGCTCAATGTATAATGAGTTCAAACACCAATCTCACAAACAAAACAAAACTAAAAAAGAACATTATTTAGATGTATTAGGACTTGATGCAAATGCGACACAAGATGAAATAAAGAAAACATATAGAAGACTGGCAATGAAATTTCATCCTGATAGGATGAGGCATTTAGGAGAAGAATTTATTCACGAAGCAGAAGCTAAAATGAAAGAAATCAATGCAGCATATGAGTATTTGAAAAATTTGAAATAG
- a CDS encoding antirestriction protein ArdA, translated as MRVYITDLEAYNNGHLVGAWHTLPMSSDELAEAIENELYKGRQICGSDHHHEEYFITDYECDYMQIDEYADLEKLNIIAEDMDRLDEHERTAVKLMLENYVVSDIEEAIEHIDDMLCTGESKMEDVAYNYIEETGALRNMPENLQFYFDYEALGRDMEINGSFYTDENGIIWEYMR; from the coding sequence ATGAGAGTATATATAACAGATTTAGAGGCTTACAATAACGGACACTTAGTTGGAGCTTGGCATACACTGCCAATGAGTTCGGATGAACTGGCTGAGGCGATAGAGAATGAGCTTTATAAGGGCAGACAAATATGCGGCTCAGACCATCATCACGAAGAGTATTTTATAACCGATTATGAATGCGACTATATGCAAATAGATGAATATGCAGATTTAGAAAAATTAAACATCATCGCTGAAGATATGGACAGACTGGATGAGCATGAAAGAACGGCTGTAAAACTAATGCTTGAAAATTATGTTGTTAGCGATATAGAAGAAGCAATAGAGCACATAGATGATATGCTTTGCACTGGAGAGAGTAAAATGGAAGATGTTGCCTATAATTACATAGAGGAAACTGGAGCTTTAAGAAATATGCCCGAAAATCTACAGTTTTATTTTGATTATGAAGCTCTTGGAAGAGATATGGAAATTAATGGGAGCTTTTACACTGATGAAAACGGCATTATTTGGGAATATATGAGATAA